A genome region from Sphingomonas anseongensis includes the following:
- the clpB gene encoding ATP-dependent chaperone ClpB, with protein sequence MDFEKLTDRARGFLQAAQTIAVREHHQRIAPAHLLKALLDDEQGMAAGLIEAAGGDSKTARREVDALVAKEPAVTGSGATSAPALDGNTIRILDQAEQVAKKSGDQYVTVERILLAMALAKGTDVGTALERAGLKPQTLNAAIEKLRGGRTADTQSSEDRYDALKRYTRDLTEAARQGKLDPVIGRDEEIRRTVQVLARRTKNNPVLIGEPGVGKTAIAEGLAVRIANGDVPDGIKDRRLLSLDMGSLIAGAKYRGEFEERLKGVIDEVKQSEGNIILFIDEMHTLVGAGKSEGAMDAGNLLKPALSRGELHVIGATTLDEYRKHIEKDAALERRFQPVFVGEPTVPDTISILRGLKEKYELHHGVRITDAAIVAAATLSNRYISDRFLPDKAIDLMDEAASRIRMEVESKPEEIENLDRRIIQLKIEREALKREQDRASKDRLAKLEEELANLEQQSAELTQRWQAEKDKIAGEAKVKEQLDQARLELEQAQRNGDLAKAGELQYGRIPELEKQLSEAQAVTKGAMLREEVTDQDIAGVVSRWTGIPVERMMEGERDKLMQMEAAIGARVIGQDDAVKAVSAAVRRARAGLQDPNRPLGSFLFLGPTGVGKTELTKALAEFLFDDSSAMVRIDMSEFMEKHAVARLIGAPPGYVGYEEGGVLTEAVRRRPYQVVLFDEVEKAHGDVFNILLQVLDDGRLTDGQGRTVDFTNTLIILTSNLGSQFLANLGEDEPVEKVEPQVMEVVRAHFRPEFLNRLDEIILFHRLGAAHMGPIVDIQVGRLQKLLDDRKITLELTPKAREWLGRVGYDPVYGARPLKRAVQKYLQDPLADAILSGKIKDGDTVRADEGDGQLVLEPVGEVRQAAE encoded by the coding sequence ATGGACTTTGAAAAGCTGACCGACCGCGCCCGTGGCTTCCTCCAGGCCGCGCAGACGATCGCGGTCCGCGAGCATCACCAGCGGATTGCGCCGGCCCATCTCCTCAAGGCGCTGCTCGACGACGAGCAGGGCATGGCCGCCGGGTTGATCGAGGCTGCCGGCGGCGACTCGAAGACGGCCCGGCGCGAAGTCGACGCACTCGTAGCGAAAGAGCCGGCCGTGACCGGCAGCGGCGCCACCTCCGCCCCTGCGCTCGACGGCAATACCATCCGCATTCTCGACCAGGCCGAGCAGGTCGCGAAGAAGTCAGGCGACCAGTATGTGACCGTCGAGCGGATCCTGCTGGCGATGGCGCTCGCCAAGGGCACCGACGTCGGGACTGCGCTAGAGCGTGCGGGGTTGAAGCCCCAAACGCTCAATGCAGCCATCGAGAAGCTTCGCGGCGGACGGACCGCCGACACACAGAGCTCCGAAGACCGCTACGATGCGCTCAAGCGCTACACGCGCGACCTCACCGAAGCTGCCCGCCAGGGCAAGCTCGACCCGGTCATTGGCCGCGACGAGGAGATCCGGCGGACGGTGCAGGTGCTTGCCCGCCGGACCAAGAACAATCCAGTGCTCATCGGCGAGCCCGGCGTCGGCAAGACCGCGATCGCCGAAGGCCTCGCTGTGCGGATTGCGAACGGCGACGTTCCCGACGGGATCAAGGACCGGCGGCTGCTGTCGCTGGACATGGGCTCGCTGATCGCAGGCGCGAAATATCGCGGGGAGTTCGAGGAACGGCTGAAGGGCGTCATCGACGAGGTGAAGCAGTCCGAAGGCAACATCATCCTGTTCATCGACGAGATGCACACGCTGGTTGGCGCGGGGAAGAGCGAAGGCGCGATGGACGCCGGCAATTTGCTCAAGCCCGCGCTGTCGCGCGGCGAGCTCCACGTGATCGGTGCGACCACGCTCGACGAATATCGAAAGCATATCGAGAAGGACGCGGCGCTGGAGCGGCGATTCCAGCCGGTGTTCGTCGGCGAGCCGACAGTGCCCGACACCATCTCCATCCTCCGCGGCCTCAAAGAGAAGTACGAACTCCACCACGGGGTGAGGATCACGGACGCCGCTATCGTTGCGGCCGCAACCCTTTCGAATCGCTACATCTCCGACCGGTTCCTTCCCGACAAGGCGATCGATCTGATGGACGAGGCTGCGAGCCGGATACGGATGGAGGTCGAATCGAAACCCGAGGAGATCGAGAATCTCGACCGTCGGATCATTCAGCTGAAGATCGAGCGCGAAGCGCTGAAGAGGGAGCAGGACCGGGCGTCGAAGGACCGGCTCGCGAAGCTCGAGGAGGAGCTCGCCAATCTCGAGCAGCAGTCGGCCGAGCTGACCCAGCGTTGGCAGGCGGAGAAGGACAAGATCGCGGGCGAAGCGAAGGTGAAGGAGCAACTGGACCAGGCTCGTCTGGAGCTCGAGCAGGCGCAACGGAATGGCGACCTCGCGAAAGCCGGCGAGCTTCAATACGGCAGGATTCCCGAGCTCGAAAAGCAGCTGAGCGAAGCGCAGGCGGTCACCAAGGGCGCAATGCTCCGCGAGGAAGTGACAGACCAGGACATCGCCGGGGTCGTCAGCCGCTGGACCGGGATCCCCGTCGAGCGGATGATGGAAGGCGAGCGCGACAAGCTGATGCAGATGGAAGCGGCGATCGGCGCCCGGGTCATCGGCCAGGACGATGCGGTGAAAGCTGTTTCCGCCGCCGTCCGCCGCGCCCGCGCCGGACTCCAGGACCCCAACCGGCCGCTCGGCTCCTTCCTGTTCCTCGGCCCCACCGGGGTCGGCAAGACCGAGCTGACCAAGGCGCTCGCTGAGTTCTTGTTCGACGATTCGTCGGCGATGGTGCGCATCGACATGAGCGAGTTCATGGAGAAGCACGCAGTCGCGCGGCTGATCGGCGCTCCTCCCGGCTATGTCGGCTATGAGGAAGGCGGGGTTCTGACCGAGGCGGTACGCCGCCGGCCATACCAGGTCGTGCTGTTCGACGAGGTCGAGAAGGCACATGGCGACGTGTTCAACATCCTTCTGCAGGTACTGGACGATGGGCGTCTGACCGACGGCCAGGGCCGAACCGTCGACTTCACGAACACTCTGATCATCCTGACTTCGAACCTGGGGTCGCAATTCCTCGCCAACCTGGGCGAGGACGAGCCGGTCGAGAAGGTCGAGCCGCAGGTGATGGAGGTCGTTCGCGCCCACTTCCGCCCGGAATTTCTCAACCGGTTGGACGAGATCATCCTCTTCCACCGGCTCGGCGCCGCGCACATGGGCCCGATCGTCGATATCCAGGTCGGACGGCTCCAGAAGCTGCTGGATGACCGCAAGATCACGCTCGAGCTGACGCCCAAGGCGCGCGAATGGCTGGGGCGGGTCGGCTACGACCCAGTCTACGGCGCGAGGCCGCTCAAGCGCGCGGTCCAGAAATACCTCCAGGACCCGCTCGCCGACGCCATCCTCTCCGGAAAGATCAAGGACGGCGACACGGTCCGCGCTGACGAGGGCGACGGGCAGCTGGTGCTCGAGCCGGTGGGCGAGGTTCGCCAGGCCGCCGAGTAA
- a CDS encoding D-Ala-D-Ala carboxypeptidase family metallohydrolase encodes MLFLWFLALAAPAAAQTLPPALPEATPVAVAADPAAQYITVGQDEPGYRSWYLAVPWRATQVKAFNAYLESAGVGGIVPTWQLFRTATSWQECGAQPFEVPPTSEWPHIIQTLRYIRDYVIPAVGPVEPVSVYRNPQLNECAGGAVESAHKYDSAIDMVPLRPTTREALMSELCRIHSRHGEAYGAGLGFYAFLRFHVDSTKYRRWNMDPAVAALCPPIVHPSDVASVGQPLPSAPPATPTPATQLPPAPKY; translated from the coding sequence ATGCTTTTCCTCTGGTTCCTGGCCCTTGCGGCCCCCGCTGCCGCTCAAACCCTGCCTCCGGCGCTGCCTGAAGCGACCCCCGTCGCCGTCGCTGCCGACCCGGCGGCCCAATATATCACCGTCGGCCAGGACGAGCCCGGTTACCGCTCGTGGTACCTCGCGGTTCCGTGGCGGGCGACCCAGGTGAAGGCGTTCAACGCCTATCTGGAATCGGCGGGCGTCGGTGGGATCGTTCCGACCTGGCAGCTGTTCCGAACCGCCACCTCCTGGCAGGAGTGTGGAGCGCAGCCGTTTGAGGTTCCGCCGACGAGCGAGTGGCCGCACATCATCCAGACTCTTCGCTACATCCGCGACTATGTGATCCCGGCCGTCGGGCCGGTCGAGCCGGTCTCGGTCTATCGCAACCCGCAGCTCAACGAGTGCGCCGGCGGGGCCGTGGAGAGCGCGCACAAGTATGATTCCGCCATCGACATGGTGCCGCTCAGGCCAACCACCCGCGAGGCGCTGATGTCGGAATTGTGCCGGATCCATTCCAGGCACGGCGAGGCCTATGGCGCCGGCCTCGGCTTCTACGCCTTCCTTCGATTCCACGTAGACAGCACCAAGTACCGCCGGTGGAACATGGATCCAGCGGTTGCAGCCTTGTGCCCGCCGATCGTCCACCCCAGCGACGTGGCTTCGGTCGGCCAGCCTTTGCCCTCAGCCCCGCCCGCGACTCCAACGCCCGCCACGCAGCTGCCGCCGGCGCCGAAATATTAG
- a CDS encoding polyhydroxyalkanoic acid system family protein — MRRLEKRRALGNTAFMGQPIDVDLPHKLGKEAAKRRIGDNVHKLHEHLPGGGKVSSHWEGDTLNMSVAAMGDAIEAKLTVYEDKVHCHFDLPGLLGMFAQPIAAMLRAKGGDILLEDHRD; from the coding sequence GTGCGGCGGCTTGAAAAGCGGCGAGCGCTGGGCAACACCGCATTTATGGGCCAGCCGATCGATGTCGACCTTCCGCACAAGCTGGGTAAGGAAGCCGCCAAGCGGCGCATCGGCGACAATGTCCACAAGCTTCACGAGCATCTCCCGGGCGGCGGCAAGGTCAGCTCGCACTGGGAGGGCGATACCCTGAACATGTCTGTGGCGGCGATGGGCGACGCGATAGAGGCGAAGCTCACAGTCTATGAGGACAAGGTTCACTGCCACTTCGATCTTCCCGGGCTCCTAGGAATGTTCGCCCAGCCGATCGCGGCGATGTTGAGGGCCAAGGGCGGCGACATCCTCCTGGAAGACCACAGGGACTGA
- a CDS encoding FAD-dependent oxidoreductase — protein MRHFAVVGSGPGGFYTAEALNKAYGDEARVDIIDRYPVPYGLVRFGVAPDHQSLKAVSKRYDATADTSGVDFIGNVTVGRDVSVAELLDHYDAVVLAIGAPNDRKLGIAGEDLPGVLGSAAFVGWYNGHPEFADLDPPLGGAHAAVIGNGNVALDCARILAKTREELQGGDIVNHALDALHASPIDTITILGRRGPLQISMTPKELGELGHLEAATPVVDPADFPPVEADEELDPGQRKSVSLLRGFAETGPDGSKPTKIVFDFFAKPLSIEGKGRAERLIVERTRLDEAGRATGTGETYEVPASLVISSIGYSTPPLEGIPYDDRGGKFLNENGKIADRLYCVGWARRGPSGTIGTNRPDGYEVAEQIAAAMPPGDAGDRKGAEGLKALLASRDVMATDYDDWRKIEQTESANARLGSPREKFVRVEDWLAATGR, from the coding sequence ATGCGCCACTTCGCCGTCGTCGGTTCGGGGCCCGGAGGCTTCTATACCGCGGAGGCGCTCAACAAGGCGTACGGCGATGAGGCGCGGGTCGACATCATCGATCGCTACCCGGTCCCTTATGGGCTGGTCCGCTTCGGCGTCGCGCCCGACCATCAATCACTCAAAGCCGTTTCCAAGCGCTACGACGCGACTGCCGACACGTCGGGCGTCGATTTCATTGGCAATGTAACCGTCGGGCGCGACGTGTCCGTCGCGGAGCTGCTGGACCATTATGACGCCGTGGTGCTGGCTATCGGGGCACCCAACGATCGCAAGCTCGGAATTGCGGGTGAGGACCTGCCTGGAGTCTTGGGCTCTGCTGCCTTCGTCGGCTGGTACAATGGCCATCCCGAGTTCGCGGACCTCGATCCGCCGCTCGGCGGCGCTCACGCAGCAGTGATCGGCAACGGCAATGTCGCGCTCGACTGCGCAAGGATCCTGGCCAAGACCCGCGAGGAGCTACAGGGCGGCGACATCGTCAACCACGCGCTCGACGCGCTTCATGCCTCGCCGATCGACACCATCACCATCCTCGGCCGGCGCGGGCCGTTGCAGATCTCGATGACTCCGAAGGAGCTCGGCGAGCTCGGACATCTCGAGGCGGCAACTCCGGTCGTCGACCCGGCCGACTTCCCGCCCGTGGAAGCCGATGAGGAGCTTGATCCGGGGCAGCGCAAGTCGGTCTCGCTCCTTCGCGGATTTGCCGAAACAGGACCGGACGGCTCGAAGCCGACGAAGATTGTCTTCGACTTCTTTGCCAAGCCGCTTTCCATCGAAGGCAAAGGCAGGGCCGAACGGCTGATCGTCGAGCGGACCAGGCTCGACGAAGCGGGAAGGGCGACGGGGACCGGCGAAACCTATGAGGTGCCCGCGTCGCTGGTGATCAGCTCGATCGGTTATTCGACCCCGCCGCTCGAGGGCATTCCGTATGACGATCGCGGCGGCAAGTTCCTCAACGAGAACGGCAAGATCGCCGACCGTCTCTATTGCGTCGGCTGGGCGCGGAGAGGGCCGAGCGGCACAATCGGGACCAACCGCCCCGACGGCTATGAAGTCGCCGAGCAGATCGCCGCCGCGATGCCCCCGGGAGACGCCGGCGACCGCAAGGGCGCGGAAGGGCTGAAAGCTCTGCTCGCCTCGCGAGACGTCATGGCGACCGACTATGACGATTGGCGCAAGATCGAACAGACGGAAAGCGCCAACGCCCGTTTGGGAAGCCCGCGCGAAAAGTTCGTCCGGGTCGAAGACTGGCTCGCCGCGACGGGGCGCTAA
- a CDS encoding L-lactate dehydrogenase: MARRVASVSDYRALAKARLPHFLFEYLDGGSYDEITLRRNVEDLQKIALRQRVLRDVSRIDLSTELFGKRWAMPVGLGPVGLAGIYARRGEVQVARVAAAANVPFALSTVSGCSLGEVAASGHVPWYQLYFVKDRGFVADLIQRAKAAGCGALVLTVDLAVPGSRYRDSRAAGGGPRRMAQLLSRPQWLWDVAVHGRPLNLGNLEAIVGKGAPLSDFQSWIAANFDPSVSWADVQWVRNQWDGPLIIKGILDAEDALQATAARADAIVVSNHGGRQLDGVVSTAKALSRIVEAVAGQVPVLVDGGVRSGLDVVRMLALGADFVLLGRPWAYALAGAGGAGVAHMLKLIDAEMRVAMALTGTTRIAELNGDVIDRS, translated from the coding sequence TTGGCGAGGCGCGTCGCAAGCGTCAGCGACTATCGCGCGCTCGCGAAGGCGCGGCTACCCCATTTCCTGTTCGAATATCTCGACGGCGGTTCCTACGACGAGATCACGCTCCGCCGAAACGTGGAGGATCTGCAGAAAATCGCGCTCCGCCAGCGGGTGCTTCGAGACGTCTCGCGAATCGACCTGTCGACCGAGCTGTTCGGCAAGCGTTGGGCGATGCCGGTTGGCCTGGGCCCGGTCGGGCTGGCTGGGATCTACGCGCGGAGAGGCGAGGTTCAGGTCGCCAGGGTAGCCGCGGCCGCGAACGTGCCCTTCGCTCTGTCGACGGTCAGCGGCTGCTCGCTTGGCGAAGTGGCCGCAAGCGGGCACGTGCCTTGGTACCAGCTCTATTTCGTCAAGGATCGAGGCTTCGTCGCCGACCTGATCCAGCGAGCGAAGGCGGCCGGTTGCGGGGCGCTGGTATTGACGGTGGATCTCGCCGTGCCGGGCTCGCGCTATCGCGACTCCCGAGCGGCCGGCGGCGGCCCGAGGCGGATGGCGCAGCTTTTATCGAGGCCGCAGTGGCTTTGGGACGTCGCCGTCCACGGGCGGCCACTGAACCTCGGCAATCTGGAGGCAATCGTCGGCAAGGGCGCGCCGCTGAGCGATTTCCAGTCGTGGATCGCAGCCAATTTCGACCCGAGCGTCAGCTGGGCCGACGTCCAGTGGGTACGGAATCAATGGGACGGGCCACTGATCATCAAGGGCATCCTCGACGCCGAAGACGCTCTCCAGGCGACGGCAGCTCGCGCCGACGCGATCGTCGTGTCCAACCACGGCGGGCGGCAGCTGGACGGCGTGGTCTCCACCGCGAAAGCCCTTTCGAGGATCGTCGAAGCCGTCGCCGGCCAAGTGCCGGTGCTGGTCGACGGCGGAGTGCGCTCGGGCCTCGACGTGGTGCGGATGCTCGCGCTTGGCGCCGACTTCGTACTCCTCGGCCGGCCCTGGGCCTATGCGCTCGCCGGCGCCGGCGGAGCGGGCGTGGCGCACATGCTCAAGCTGATCGACGCGGAGATGCGGGTCGCCATGGCGCTAACGGGAACGACGAGAATCGCGGAGCTCAACGGGGACGTGATCGACCGTAGCTGA
- a CDS encoding class II aldolase/adducin family protein: MNRVDSMNRGIGSAAAIESVEIPSLKGKVSDEEWAIRVNLACAYRMVAYYGWDDLIFTHLSARVPGPEHHFLLNPYQLMFEEVTASSLVKVDIQGNPVDPTPFITNPAGFTIHSAVHMAREDAMAVMHLHTPAGQAVAAHSEGLLPLTQTAMLVRGDIAFHDYEGVAVDLDERERLVANLGDKSAMILRNHGTLAVGKSVGECFVKLYFLERACQAQVMALSAGKDVNMPPQGAPEVTAQQGATGLNVAANLLAWPALKRKAYRLDPSFAT, from the coding sequence ATGAACCGCGTCGACAGCATGAACCGCGGGATCGGCAGCGCAGCCGCCATCGAATCGGTCGAGATCCCGTCGCTCAAGGGCAAGGTCAGCGACGAGGAATGGGCGATCCGGGTGAACCTCGCCTGCGCCTATCGGATGGTGGCTTATTACGGCTGGGACGACCTGATCTTCACCCACCTCTCGGCGCGGGTCCCCGGCCCGGAGCATCATTTCCTGCTCAACCCCTATCAGCTGATGTTCGAGGAGGTCACCGCCTCGTCGCTGGTCAAGGTCGATATCCAAGGCAATCCGGTCGATCCGACTCCGTTCATCACCAACCCGGCCGGCTTCACCATCCATTCGGCGGTGCACATGGCGCGCGAGGACGCGATGGCGGTGATGCATCTTCACACGCCCGCGGGGCAGGCGGTCGCGGCACATTCGGAGGGGCTGCTGCCGCTGACCCAGACCGCGATGCTAGTTCGAGGCGACATCGCGTTCCACGATTATGAAGGCGTCGCCGTGGACCTCGACGAGCGCGAGCGGCTGGTCGCGAATCTGGGCGACAAGAGCGCGATGATCCTGCGCAACCACGGCACTCTCGCCGTCGGCAAGAGCGTCGGCGAGTGCTTCGTGAAGCTCTATTTCCTCGAGCGCGCCTGCCAGGCGCAGGTGATGGCGCTTTCCGCCGGCAAGGACGTGAACATGCCGCCGCAGGGCGCTCCCGAAGTGACGGCACAGCAGGGCGCGACGGGGCTCAACGTCGCCGCCAACCTGCTCGCCTGGCCGGCGCTCAAGCGCAAGGCGTACCGGCTCGATCCGAGCTTCGCGACCTGA
- the maiA gene encoding maleylacetoacetate isomerase, which yields MRAILHDYYRSSAAYRVRIALNLKGVDYERRPVNLLEGEQKGGPYRGLNPQGLVPTLEIDGHYISQSLAICNYINSIVPDPPFMPADAADRAHVLAMALTIACDIHPLNNLRVLKYLSGPLGQEQPARDDWYAHWVTEGFDALETLAAERAGTFLFGDTPTLADICLVPQMYNARRFNVPVDAYPTLLRADTNASELPAFAAAHPDAMAEAA from the coding sequence ATGCGGGCGATCCTCCACGATTATTACCGGTCCTCGGCGGCATACCGCGTTCGAATCGCGCTCAACCTGAAGGGCGTCGATTACGAGCGTAGGCCGGTCAATCTGCTGGAAGGCGAGCAGAAAGGCGGACCCTATCGCGGGCTCAATCCGCAGGGCCTTGTTCCCACGCTGGAGATCGACGGCCACTACATCAGCCAGAGCCTGGCGATCTGCAACTACATCAATTCGATCGTGCCCGACCCGCCCTTCATGCCGGCGGACGCAGCCGATCGCGCGCACGTGCTCGCAATGGCGCTGACTATCGCCTGCGACATCCACCCGCTGAACAATCTTCGCGTACTGAAGTATCTGAGCGGCCCCCTCGGCCAGGAGCAGCCGGCGCGCGACGATTGGTATGCGCATTGGGTGACGGAAGGCTTTGACGCTCTTGAAACCCTTGCTGCGGAGAGGGCGGGCACGTTCCTGTTCGGCGACACGCCAACGCTGGCCGACATCTGCCTGGTGCCGCAGATGTACAACGCGCGGCGGTTCAACGTGCCGGTCGATGCCTATCCGACGCTCCTTCGCGCTGACACCAACGCGTCGGAGCTTCCGGCTTTCGCTGCGGCTCACCCTGACGCCATGGCGGAGGCAGCATGA
- a CDS encoding acyl-CoA thioesterase: protein MSERPVFEMTFTAAPEHIDELGHVNNAVWVRWIQDIAVAHWRSVAAPEHDEAYFWVVVRHEIDYLRAAREGDTVTARTWVGEAPKGARFDRIVEFTGADGKPCVRARTFWAIIDRASGRPIRVPAEVVAPFVTAE from the coding sequence ATGAGCGAGCGGCCGGTGTTCGAAATGACGTTCACGGCCGCGCCCGAGCACATTGATGAACTCGGCCACGTCAACAATGCGGTGTGGGTCCGGTGGATCCAGGACATCGCCGTCGCACACTGGCGGTCCGTCGCCGCGCCCGAGCATGACGAAGCTTATTTCTGGGTCGTGGTCAGGCACGAGATCGATTACCTGCGCGCCGCCCGCGAGGGCGACACGGTCACAGCGCGGACCTGGGTCGGAGAGGCACCGAAGGGGGCGCGATTCGACCGCATCGTCGAGTTCACGGGGGCGGACGGAAAGCCCTGCGTGCGCGCTCGAACCTTCTGGGCGATCATCGACCGGGCGAGCGGCCGCCCGATACGCGTTCCGGCCGAGGTAGTAGCGCCGTTCGTCACGGCGGAGTAA
- a CDS encoding S9 family peptidase, whose translation MYKTPDLPQPPKAEQRPHSFEHHGVRVDDPYAWLRDQGYPNVTDENVLSYLKAENAFFEAAMEPHKALVDGLFEEMKGRIKEDESSVPIRDGDWLYWWKFTPGAQYRSWYRKRFAGGEDELIFDEPAEAEGKEYFRLGALEISPDGRLAATMIDASGSERFVLTVRDLATGKDVETITEVGIGSPVWTSDSTGIVFTEVNDNWRSYRARYHRLGTPVSEDRTLYEETDDLGFSVGIDDSQDRSLIFIATGDNTTTEVRFVPSSDPLAEPVLVAPRKQGLEYSVDSAHGKLWIVTNDNHVNFRLVEADPASPGEWKEIIPGSDQVYLMGAASYRDHIAMHRRVDGLDQLILRTYNGEETRIPFKEASYSAGFAGNPEFAPEAYRIGYSSMVTPGTVYDYHPESGELEVLKVQEIPSGYDASKYVTERLMVPARDGKQVPVSVVYPKGFEKNGEGKLFLYAYGAYGHAIPPGFSSARISLLDRGWAYAIAHIRGGDDLGYNWYLEGKLDKRNNAFTDFVDAAKGLIDARLTKAGRIAINGGSAGGELMGVVANTDPELWGAVVADVPFVDVLNTMLDDSLPLTPGEWPEWGNPLKDKAAFELIRSYSPYDNVRAQDYPPMLITGGLNDPRVTYWEPAKWAAKLRATKTDDNLLLLKINMGAGHGGKSGRWEHLHEVAEAFAFVITQVK comes from the coding sequence ATGTACAAGACTCCAGACCTTCCGCAGCCGCCAAAGGCCGAACAGCGGCCGCACAGCTTCGAGCATCACGGCGTTCGAGTCGACGACCCCTACGCCTGGCTCCGCGACCAGGGCTATCCCAACGTCACCGACGAGAATGTGCTGTCCTACCTGAAGGCGGAGAACGCTTTTTTCGAGGCCGCGATGGAGCCGCACAAGGCGCTGGTGGACGGGCTGTTCGAGGAGATGAAGGGGCGGATCAAGGAGGATGAAAGCTCCGTCCCGATCCGCGACGGCGACTGGCTTTATTGGTGGAAGTTCACGCCGGGCGCCCAATATCGCAGCTGGTACCGGAAGCGCTTTGCGGGCGGCGAAGACGAGCTGATCTTCGACGAGCCGGCTGAGGCCGAGGGCAAGGAGTATTTCCGCCTCGGCGCGCTCGAGATCAGCCCGGACGGAAGGCTGGCCGCGACAATGATCGACGCCAGCGGGTCGGAGCGCTTCGTCCTGACGGTCCGCGACCTCGCGACGGGCAAGGATGTGGAGACGATCACCGAGGTCGGGATCGGATCGCCCGTCTGGACCAGCGACAGCACGGGCATCGTCTTCACCGAGGTGAACGACAATTGGCGAAGCTATCGCGCCCGCTACCACCGGCTCGGCACCCCGGTCAGCGAGGACAGGACGCTCTACGAGGAGACCGACGACTTGGGGTTTTCGGTCGGGATCGACGATTCGCAGGACCGGAGCCTGATTTTCATCGCCACGGGCGACAATACGACGACCGAGGTGCGCTTCGTCCCCTCTTCCGACCCGCTGGCGGAGCCGGTGTTGGTCGCACCGCGCAAGCAGGGTCTCGAATATTCGGTCGATTCCGCACACGGCAAATTGTGGATCGTCACCAACGACAATCACGTGAACTTCCGCCTCGTCGAAGCGGACCCCGCCTCACCCGGCGAGTGGAAGGAGATCATCCCAGGCTCCGACCAGGTCTATCTGATGGGGGCGGCGAGCTATCGCGACCATATCGCGATGCACCGGCGGGTGGATGGGCTCGATCAGCTGATTCTCCGCACCTACAACGGCGAGGAAACGCGCATTCCCTTCAAGGAGGCGAGCTACAGCGCAGGCTTCGCGGGCAATCCCGAGTTCGCTCCGGAAGCGTACCGCATCGGCTATTCGTCGATGGTCACGCCCGGCACGGTCTATGACTATCACCCGGAGAGCGGCGAGCTCGAGGTCCTGAAAGTCCAGGAAATTCCGTCGGGCTACGACGCGTCCAAATATGTGACCGAGCGGCTGATGGTGCCTGCGCGCGACGGCAAGCAAGTGCCGGTTTCCGTCGTCTACCCAAAGGGGTTCGAGAAGAACGGCGAGGGGAAGCTCTTCCTCTATGCCTATGGCGCTTACGGCCACGCAATCCCGCCAGGCTTTTCGAGCGCCCGGATCAGCTTGCTCGACCGTGGCTGGGCTTATGCGATCGCCCACATCCGCGGCGGCGACGACCTTGGCTACAATTGGTACCTCGAAGGCAAGCTGGACAAGCGCAACAACGCGTTCACCGACTTCGTCGACGCGGCGAAGGGGTTGATCGACGCCAGGCTCACCAAGGCAGGCCGGATCGCTATCAACGGCGGGTCCGCCGGCGGCGAGCTGATGGGCGTCGTCGCCAATACCGACCCGGAGCTATGGGGCGCCGTGGTCGCGGATGTTCCCTTCGTCGATGTGTTGAACACAATGCTCGACGACAGCTTACCGCTGACTCCGGGCGAGTGGCCCGAATGGGGCAATCCGTTGAAGGACAAGGCGGCGTTCGAGCTGATCCGAAGCTACTCGCCTTATGACAATGTAAGAGCGCAGGATTATCCGCCGATGCTGATCACCGGCGGCCTCAACGACCCGCGAGTGACCTATTGGGAACCGGCCAAGTGGGCCGCGAAGCTTCGCGCCACCAAGACGGACGACAATTTGCTGCTGCTGAAGATCAACATGGGCGCCGGGCACGGCGGCAAGTCCGGTCGCTGGGAGCATCTGCACGAGGTCGCCGAGGCCTTCGCCTTTGTGATCACCCAGGTGAAGTGA